CGCGAGCGGGCTGGAGCGAGTGGCGATCAGCACCGACGCCCGGACCCGGCACTTCCTGGGAGCCTTGGAGTCGAGCTACGCCCGGCTGGCGCGGCGGCGCGAGGACCTGCGGGTGCTCTTCCTGGAGGCGAACGCGGAGGTCTTGCTGCGCCGCTACAACCTCACCCGCCGCGAGCACCCCCTGGGCGAGACCCTGATGGTGGATTTTGCCCGCGAGCGCGACCTCCTCGCGCCTCTGCGCGCCATCGCGGACACGGTGATCGACACGACGGCCCTGACGGCGGGGGAGCTCGCCGAGCGGGTGCTCCACACCTTCCGGCTGGAGCACGACTTCACCCTGCGGCTGATGAGCTTCGGCTTCAAGAACGCCCCCCCGCGCGACGCCGACCTCGTGATCGACGTGCGCTCGCTGCCCAACCCCTACTACGTGCCCGAGTTGAGCCCCAAGACCGGGCTGGAGCCCGATGTGGCGGGATACGTCTTTCAGGACGCGGCCTCCGAGCAGTTTTACGGCGAGGTGCGCGACTTCGTGCGGACGGCGGCCGAGCGGGCGCGGTCGTCCGGGCGGCACGGGTACACGGTCGCCATCGGCTGTACGGGGGGGCAGCACCGCTCGGTGGCGGTGGCGGCGCGGCTGGCGCACGACCTTGCCGACCAGGGCGCGCAGGTCACCGACCACCGCGACATGCACGTGGGAGAGGGGGGATGAGCGAGTCGGCGGGCACACGGGGCGGGGGCGCGCGCCGGGCCACCCGCCGGGCCCGGATGTGGATGGAACCGGGGCTGGGGGTCAAACGCTGGCTGCTGCTCTTCGTGGGGTGCACCCTCATCGGGGCGGTGGGCTTCCTCCACTTCACCTGGACGGGGCCGCTGCACTTCATAGCGACCCGCTGGATTTTGTGGCTCAATGCCCTCACCAAGCCCGAGGTGCTGCCCCTCTACGTGGTCGGCATCACGGTGATGGGGCTCGCGCTCCTCGGCGCCCTCCTGAGCATCATGATGCTCAGCCGCTCGATGCTGCGCTCGACGGGCACGGCCCCCGAGACGGCGCTCGACGTGATCTACTCGCACCGCACCCTCGCGCGCGGCCCGCGCATCGTGGCGGTGGGGGGCGGCACGGGCCTCTCGAACCTCCTGATGGGCCTCAAGGTTCACACCGGCAACATCACGGCGGTCGTCACCGTGGCGGACGACGGGGGATCGAGCGGGCGGCTGCGGGAGGCCCTCGACATGATCGCGCCCGGCGACCTCACCGACTGCTACGCGGCGCTCAGCGACAGCCCGGTCCTGGCCCGGCTGCTGCTGCACCGTTTCGGGCGCGGGGAGGGGCTGGAGGGACACACCTTCGGCAATCTTCTCCTCGCCACCCTCAGCGAGGAGCAGGGCGGGCTCCAGGGCGCGATGCGCGACATCCACGAGGTGCTGCGGGTGCGCGGGCAGGTCTTCCCCGCCACGACCCGGCCCGCCACCCTCGTCGCGCGGCTCTCCGACGGGCGCGAGGTGCGCGGCGAGAGTCGGCTCAGCGGGCAGGTGGGCCCCGCCCGCATTCTCGACGTGCGGCTCGAACCCCCCGGCCTGCCCGCGCTCCCCGACGTGCTGGGCGCCGTGCGGGGGGCGGAGCTGATCGTCCTGGGACCGGGGAGCCTATTCACCTCGATCATCCCCGCCCTGCTCGTGCCGGACATCGCGCGGGCGGTGCGCGAATCGGACGCGCCCATCGTCTACGTCGCCAGCCTGATGAGCGAACCCGGCGAGACGACGGGGCTCACCCTGGAAGACCACGTGCTCGCCATCACCGCCCACCTGGGCCGCGCGCCCACCTGGGTCCTCATGAACAGCGCCCCCATTCCCGAGGGCGTGCGTGAACGCTATGCCGCCGAGGGTGCCCAGGTGCTCGACCTCGCGGGTGCCAGCCGCGACCTGCGGGGCCGGGTGCGAACCGCCCCCCTCCTCCAGCCCGGCCCCACCGCCCGCCACGACCCGGCGGCGCTGGCCCAGGCCCTGCTGGCGCTGATCTCGCGGGCGCGGGCGGCCTGAGGAGGAAGGCTGCCCGCGCCCGGCCTGGCCCCACGGCCTTCGGACGCCTGTCGGGGACCGGGCGGTGAGGAACGTGGGTGAGCGCTTCACCCACCCTCGGCCAGCAGCCCTGCACCTCAGGGGGGAGGGCAGCGGAGGTGGTCACACGCCCCCTCACCCCGGCCCTCTCCTGCGGGGCTGTCCCCGTCTGCCTCGCGGCTCTTGGAGTCACCCTCAAGGAGAAGGCGGAAGAAGGTGGAGCCGTCGCGCTCTTCAAAATGTCGGTCCGGACGCCCTCTGATTGAAGGCGAGTGGACGCCCCGGGCCCACGGCCCCGCCCTGCTCGCGCAGCGAGACGGTGGGCTGGCGGATAGAACGCGACACGATCAAACACGGCAGTCCGGAGAGGCCATCCACCCGCGCGGCCCTTGTGCCCTGGCCCTCCCGCACCGCTTCAGGAGCTTCAGGACCACCACGGTATACTCGCGCCCGTGCTGACGCTCCTCACCGCCGCGCTCGTGTCCTTTCCCGACCCAGCCGGGGACGCGCGCGGCGACGGGGGCTACGTGCTGCCCACCCGCCCGGCGGTGAGCGAGCCCGCCCTCGACCTGCGCGGCTTCCAGGCCCAGCCCCAGGGCCAGGGGATGCGCTTTACCGTGGCGCTGGGCCGGATCGAAAATCCCTGGGGAGCCCGCAGCGGCTTCTCGGCGGGCGTGACCGACATCTTCGTGAAGACGGGCGTGGGCGGCGTGCGGACCCTCGACCACCTGCGCCTGAACGTGACCGGAACGGGCGGCTGGGCGTATCACCTGCGCGTGACGGGCTTCGGGGCCAGCCTGCGAAAGGTGCCGGAGGGTGGAGGCCCGCCCACCCCGCTCCCGGCACCGACCGTGCGGGTGGAGGGCACCAGCCTCGTCATCGACGCTGCCGTGCCTCCCGGTGACTATGGCTACTGGGTCACCAGCAGCGTGTACTCGCCGCTCACGCCCGATGGGGTGCTGCGGCCCGTCACCTCGCCCGGCCCCACCTCATTGCAAGCGGGCCGCCCCGGCGCCCCTGTACCGGTGGACGTGCTGCTGCCGTCGGGGGACCCGGCGCCCTTCACCCAGGGCACGCTCGCGCCCGTCGGGGCGACACGGGACCGGCGCACCCTGCTGCTCCTGGGGCTGGGCGGCCTCGGCCTCCTGACCGTGGTGGTCGCCACCGTGGCCGTCTGGCGCCGCCCGTGAGGGTCCCCGCGCCCCTCCTGATCCTGGTCGCGGCGGTGCTGTGGGGCCTGCTGGGCATCTTCGGCAAGAACGCGCAGGCCGCGGGTGTTTCCCCGCTGGAGGTCGCCTTCTGGCGGGCGGTGCTCGCGGGCGGGCTCTTCGCCCTTCACGCCGCCGTCACGCGCGCCCCCCTGCCGCACGGGCGGGACCTGCTCGTCACCGCCGGGTTCGGGGTGCTCGGCGTGAGCGTCTTTTACGGGTCTTATCAGCTCGCCGTGCAATCGGGCGGCGCGAGCCTTGCCAGCGTGCTGCTCTACACTGCCCCGGCCTTCGTGGCGCTCTTCGGCTGGGCGGTGTTGCGTGAGCGGCTGGGCGTGCGGGAGGTGGCGGCGGTCGCCGGAACGCTGGGCGGCATCGCCCTCATCAGCCTCGGCGGGGGTCAGGGCGTGAACGTCACGGGCGCGGCGCTGGGGTGGGGGCTGGTCGCGGGCTTCACCTACAGCCTGTACTACCTGTACGGCAAGGCGTTTTTCGGGCGCGCCTCGCCCCCCGCCCTCCTCGCGGTCGCCCTGCCGGTCGGGGCGCTGTGCCTGCTCCCCTTCGTGAGCTTCGGCGC
This Deinococcus aestuarii DNA region includes the following protein-coding sequences:
- a CDS encoding glucodextranase DOMON-like domain-containing protein; the protein is MLTLLTAALVSFPDPAGDARGDGGYVLPTRPAVSEPALDLRGFQAQPQGQGMRFTVALGRIENPWGARSGFSAGVTDIFVKTGVGGVRTLDHLRLNVTGTGGWAYHLRVTGFGASLRKVPEGGGPPTPLPAPTVRVEGTSLVIDAAVPPGDYGYWVTSSVYSPLTPDGVLRPVTSPGPTSLQAGRPGAPVPVDVLLPSGDPAPFTQGTLAPVGATRDRRTLLLLGLGGLGLLTVVVATVAVWRRP
- the rapZ gene encoding RNase adapter RapZ; translated protein: MPFVVVSGLSGSGKSTALRTLEDAGFFITDNLPPELWVAMHDLVTASGLERVAISTDARTRHFLGALESSYARLARRREDLRVLFLEANAEVLLRRYNLTRREHPLGETLMVDFARERDLLAPLRAIADTVIDTTALTAGELAERVLHTFRLEHDFTLRLMSFGFKNAPPRDADLVIDVRSLPNPYYVPELSPKTGLEPDVAGYVFQDAASEQFYGEVRDFVRTAAERARSSGRHGYTVAIGCTGGQHRSVAVAARLAHDLADQGAQVTDHRDMHVGEGG
- a CDS encoding gluconeogenesis factor YvcK family protein, with the protein product MSESAGTRGGGARRATRRARMWMEPGLGVKRWLLLFVGCTLIGAVGFLHFTWTGPLHFIATRWILWLNALTKPEVLPLYVVGITVMGLALLGALLSIMMLSRSMLRSTGTAPETALDVIYSHRTLARGPRIVAVGGGTGLSNLLMGLKVHTGNITAVVTVADDGGSSGRLREALDMIAPGDLTDCYAALSDSPVLARLLLHRFGRGEGLEGHTFGNLLLATLSEEQGGLQGAMRDIHEVLRVRGQVFPATTRPATLVARLSDGREVRGESRLSGQVGPARILDVRLEPPGLPALPDVLGAVRGAELIVLGPGSLFTSIIPALLVPDIARAVRESDAPIVYVASLMSEPGETTGLTLEDHVLAITAHLGRAPTWVLMNSAPIPEGVRERYAAEGAQVLDLAGASRDLRGRVRTAPLLQPGPTARHDPAALAQALLALISRARAA
- a CDS encoding DMT family transporter, whose amino-acid sequence is MRVPAPLLILVAAVLWGLLGIFGKNAQAAGVSPLEVAFWRAVLAGGLFALHAAVTRAPLPHGRDLLVTAGFGVLGVSVFYGSYQLAVQSGGASLASVLLYTAPAFVALFGWAVLRERLGVREVAAVAGTLGGIALISLGGGQGVNVTGAALGWGLVAGFTYSLYYLYGKAFFGRASPPALLAVALPVGALCLLPFVSFGAKTSGAWGSLWAIAVFSTYLAYLAYSAGLKHLPATRASVIASLEPVVAAGLAAVLFGERLSPTALVGAAIVIGAALLLSVEKRPTAELSPRVE